The Chitinophaga flava genome has a segment encoding these proteins:
- a CDS encoding 4'-phosphopantetheinyl transferase family protein: MNNGRIILKRENNNFNTGFCIIKSDLPDLIKKIPLLHPEEKAYYNTLKFDKRKMSYLLGRIASKKAVCELTEENNMPSVLISTGIFQFPVVKTTRHQNIQVSISHADDIGIALAFPEEHPLGIDLEKVNPDKIDTIKSQLGASEIALITACHLSLPVGCTTIWTIKEGLSKILKTGLMMNFQLLEIQTLEKHGNVYTSTFRHFPQYKAISCLVSDYICSIILPKNTTPELDLLWDAYLNTLQL; the protein is encoded by the coding sequence ATGAATAACGGCAGAATTATATTAAAACGAGAAAACAATAATTTCAATACCGGATTCTGTATAATTAAATCCGACTTACCTGATCTCATAAAAAAAATCCCATTACTTCACCCCGAAGAAAAAGCATATTATAATACGCTAAAATTTGACAAAAGGAAAATGAGTTATCTGCTGGGAAGAATTGCTTCTAAAAAAGCAGTATGTGAATTAACTGAAGAAAACAACATGCCATCCGTTTTAATCAGCACCGGAATTTTTCAGTTCCCCGTTGTAAAAACCACCAGGCACCAAAACATTCAGGTAAGTATCAGTCATGCTGACGATATAGGAATTGCACTGGCATTTCCGGAAGAACATCCACTTGGAATTGATCTCGAAAAAGTAAACCCGGATAAAATTGATACGATAAAAAGCCAGCTCGGAGCCAGTGAAATAGCACTCATCACAGCCTGTCATTTATCTTTACCAGTTGGCTGTACTACTATATGGACAATAAAGGAAGGGTTATCTAAAATATTAAAGACCGGGTTAATGATGAACTTTCAATTATTGGAAATTCAGACATTAGAAAAACACGGCAACGTATATACGAGCACATTTCGCCATTTTCCTCAATACAAAGCCATTTCATGCCTTGTCAGTGATTATATATGTTCCATCATATTGCCTAAAAACACCACTCCGGAATTAGATCTCCTTTGGGATGCTTACCTGAATACGCTACAGCTGTAA